A window from Montipora capricornis isolate CH-2021 chromosome 7, ASM3666992v2, whole genome shotgun sequence encodes these proteins:
- the LOC138055844 gene encoding uncharacterized protein: MKTEDAFVWALTIFFHITYSQGHLNISRKRPQGDDGWTNGVDHFTIPRILCPQDPNRNCTSFNGLNVGPTRCICQCPSTKTTFAFTESQWHCMDQENNDMRAKMQSVQYSKLVEKGCSTDMRTFFVDEYLNSGLRVLNVGDEKSVSITSEFSSCEVETNYSWYFGCNDSRLSSQEYLTEMKDLFKLEKGSNHYTLKVVTKTLAFKLLQGRIINLGISCKNATAPATASHCILFKLEGTIECLVADTDLNTSLTTLTAQPVTISRPPKQPTSPNSTIGLITTTNELSSLPVTNTELTFSTKAAATSVERSSQEAPRDQKQRSNKTNMNLSLAFIASVTVSAVLLTFFFVGVIIIRCTFARQDSDSSGDTHDSSGATPASTLSNLAIPTLDEYSGYFTLSFREAATYASTYRVPRQIRKSSIHHVSNPIDMDLDAMHLYEPIDVPIGHFSRGSGMTLGNAPIASRLQNHRPISLEQHVYNIVEEIPATCFTSDGTNDGHNIGMTAGFHNDGNCATNGGCIGDTDETDPVYRVIEEVIYRRTEISQHGMEDPVYCTLEPPYEDIAKWNSEC, from the exons ATGAAGACCGAAGATGCCTTCGTTTGGGCACTTACGATCTTTTTTCACATAACGTACTCACAAGGACATTTGAACATTTCAAGAAAAAGGCCACAAGGAGATGACGGATGGACAAATGGTGTGGACCACTTTACGATCCCTCGCATTCTATGTCCTCAAGATCCGAACAGAAATTGTACATCTTTCAATGGCTTAAACGTTGGTCCAACCCGCTGCATCTGTCAATGCCCTTCAACTAAAACAACATTCGCCTTCACTGAAAGTCAATGGCATTGCATGGACCAAGAAAATAATGACATGCGAGCAAAAATGCAGTCCGTTCAATATAGCAAGCTTGTTGAAAAAG gTTGTTCAACCGACATGAGGACATTTTTCGTCGACGAGTATTTGAACTCCGGTCTAAGGGTACTGAACGTTGGCGACGAGAAATCAGTTTCTATAACAAGTGAATTCAGTAGCTGCGAGGTGGAGACCAACTACTCTTGGTACTTTGGATGTAACGATTCACGACTTTCGTCGCAGGAATATCTGACTGAAATGAAAGACCTGTTTAAGCTGGAAAAGGGAAGCAACCATTACACTTTAAAG GTAGTCACGAAGACCTTGGCTTTCAAGTTATTGCAAGGACGGATTATTAACTTAGGCATTTCTTGCAAGAACGCAACAGCACCAGCTACTGCCAGCCATTGTATCCTATTCAAGTTAGAAGGCACAATTGAAT GTCTCGTTGCCGACACAGATTTGAATACGTCTTTAACAACATTAACCGCACAGCCAGTGACAATTTCACGTCCACCCAAGCAACCGACCTCACCGAACTCAACCATTGGACTGATAACAACGACCAATGAATTAAGTTCATTGCCTGTTACTAATACAGAGCTTACTTTTAGTACAAAAGCAGCAGCCACTTCAGTT GAGAGAAGTTCTCAGGAAGCTCCGCGCGACCAAAAGCAAAGAAGTAACAAAACAAACATGAATTTATCACTGGCATTTATCGCATCTGTCACAGTATCTGCTGTTCTACTGACTTTCTTCTTTGTTGGCGTAATCATTATTCGATGCACTTTTGCGAG GCAGGACAGCGACAGCAGTGGGGATACACATGACAGTTCG GGAGCAACACCAGCCAGTACGTTGTCAAACCTAGCCATCCCAACGCTGGATGAATACAGTGGTTACTTTACTCTTAGCTTCAGGGAAGCGG CAACGTATGCGTCCACTTACCGAGTTCCTCGACAAATCAGAAAATCATCCATTCACCACGTGTCCAACCCCATAGACATGGATCTTGACGCAATGCACCTTTACGAACCAATTGACGTTCCCATAGGACACTTCTCCAGGGGCTCTGGCATGACATTAGGAAACGCACCTATTGCATCAAGGCTCCAAAATCATCGACCCATCAGTCTTGAGCAGCATGTATACAATATCGTTGAAGAGATACCTGCAACTTGCTTTACCAGCGATGGTACCAACGATGGCCACAATATTGGTATGACTGCAGGCTTTCACAACGATGGTAACTGCGCCACCAACGGTGGTTGTATTGGTGACACTGATGAAACGGATCCGGTATATCGAGTTATAGAGGAAGTTATTTATAGGAGGACAGAAATATCTCAGCATGGAATGGAAGATCCTGTTTATTGCACGTTGGAACCACCTTATGAAGATATCGCGAAATGGAATTCTGAATGTTGA